The following coding sequences lie in one Phenylobacterium immobile (ATCC 35973) genomic window:
- a CDS encoding flavin monoamine oxidase family protein has product MMGRSGGRVGAVTTRRQLLHAIGMMGGSALLYQAMTTMGHAAETRFPGPPKLEGARKGASVIVLGAGLAGMLAAYELRKAGYQVKILEFQDRAGGRNWSLYGGDTVTEMGGAVQKVGFSAGNYLNPGPWRIPHHHRTLLHYCKAFGVSLEPFIQFNHNAFVHSTEAFGGTPQRFRSLAADFEGNVAELLAKAIDQKALDTPLTAEDLDRLKEAMRGWGMLDQDMKYAKGIRSSSHRGFELAPGGGVNGAPVPSDVLPFDEVLKSGIWANMSFFMTDEFQTTMFQPTGGMGMIGKAFAKQVEGLISYNAKVTRILQDKKSVSVTYADTASGAVSVAKADFCVCTIPLSVLSQIETNLSDEKQAAIQAVPYSNSVKIGLEFKRRFWEDDDAIYGGHSFTNQQISLISYPNFDYFKDGPAVLLGAFAGGMGGYQLAGMTPEERIEAALEQGSVFHPAQYRKEFMTGASVAWHRVPWTMGCCARWNEDTRKDHYQTLVSLEDRVVLAGEHASYVGCWMEGALLSSIDAISRLHARALAA; this is encoded by the coding sequence ATGATGGGACGCAGCGGCGGCAGGGTTGGCGCAGTGACTACGAGGCGGCAACTGCTGCACGCCATCGGCATGATGGGCGGCTCGGCGCTGCTTTACCAGGCCATGACCACGATGGGGCACGCTGCGGAAACCCGATTCCCTGGGCCGCCAAAGCTGGAAGGCGCGCGTAAAGGGGCGAGCGTCATTGTCCTGGGCGCAGGCCTGGCCGGCATGTTGGCCGCCTATGAACTGCGCAAGGCGGGCTATCAGGTGAAGATCCTGGAGTTCCAGGATCGTGCCGGCGGGCGTAACTGGTCGCTCTACGGCGGCGACACTGTCACCGAGATGGGCGGCGCCGTCCAAAAGGTCGGCTTCTCCGCTGGCAATTATCTCAATCCTGGCCCATGGCGCATTCCGCACCATCACCGCACCTTGCTGCACTATTGCAAGGCCTTTGGCGTGTCTCTGGAGCCCTTCATCCAGTTCAACCACAATGCCTTTGTCCATTCGACCGAGGCCTTCGGCGGGACGCCTCAGCGGTTCCGATCCCTCGCGGCGGATTTTGAGGGCAATGTCGCCGAACTGCTCGCCAAGGCGATCGACCAGAAGGCGCTCGACACCCCGTTGACGGCGGAGGATCTCGACCGCCTCAAGGAGGCGATGCGTGGCTGGGGCATGCTCGACCAGGACATGAAGTACGCCAAGGGCATCAGATCATCGAGCCATCGCGGGTTCGAACTGGCGCCCGGCGGCGGAGTGAATGGCGCGCCCGTCCCATCGGACGTGCTGCCTTTCGACGAGGTCCTGAAGTCCGGCATCTGGGCGAACATGTCGTTCTTCATGACCGACGAATTCCAGACCACCATGTTCCAGCCGACCGGCGGCATGGGCATGATCGGCAAGGCCTTCGCCAAACAGGTCGAGGGGCTGATCTCCTACAATGCGAAGGTCACGCGCATTCTGCAGGACAAGAAGAGCGTCAGCGTCACCTACGCCGACACGGCAAGCGGAGCGGTGAGCGTGGCCAAGGCTGACTTCTGCGTTTGCACGATTCCCCTATCTGTCCTCAGTCAGATCGAAACCAATCTGTCAGACGAGAAACAGGCCGCAATCCAGGCCGTGCCCTACTCCAACAGCGTCAAGATCGGCCTAGAGTTCAAGCGGCGGTTCTGGGAGGACGACGACGCGATCTATGGCGGGCACAGCTTCACCAACCAGCAGATCAGCCTGATCTCCTACCCAAATTTCGATTACTTCAAAGACGGCCCGGCGGTGCTGTTGGGCGCCTTCGCGGGCGGCATGGGCGGCTACCAGTTGGCCGGCATGACTCCTGAGGAGCGGATCGAAGCGGCGCTTGAGCAGGGTTCGGTTTTCCACCCAGCGCAGTATCGCAAGGAATTCATGACCGGCGCGTCGGTGGCGTGGCATCGCGTGCCATGGACCATGGGTTGCTGCGCCCGTTGGAACGAGGACACCCGCAAGGACCACTACCAGACCCTTGTGAGCCTTGAGGACAGGGTCGTCCTGGCCGGCGAGCACGCATCCTATGTGGGCTGCTGGATGGAGGGCGCGCTGTTGTCGTCGATCGACGCCATTTCGCGTCTGCACGCCCGCGCGCTGGCGGCCTGA
- a CDS encoding AGE family epimerase/isomerase codes for MRIYPVIMCGGHGSRLWPTSSPARPKQFIPLSGRRSSFEDTVRRVLGIEGSGDILVVTNAAYADIVEEQLAAAGATGVILLEPEARDSAAAVAAAALYIQARHPAGVAVVVSADHHLPDAEAFRAAVLQAADAAEAGAIATLGVVPSVPSAAYGYIKPGLGEGVRPIETFVEKPSMERAKAYVAEGYLWNSGNFIASAATLVSELERHAPKTLQAARAGLAEAAHEDGDRRVLLGDSFRNAPKISVDYAVMEKTDRAAVLPVDFAWSDLGAWDAIWKVAPKDADGNSARGDVRFAGSTNVFARGSEGVRIGVIGVHDLAIVVEGQDVLVSALNSSQGVKSVAEAFAASGPIPFAMIEEAAGWYARWLSNHALPIWWALGADHEHGGFHDCLDMNHWPGTPLRRARVQTRQTYTYAMAGRLGWTGPWREAAHHGWRFFHKNYLRPDGLYRTLVAPDGANIDDTAYLYDQAFALLALSALYAAEPDNGQHLAQALSLMSALDGLRHANGGFRESGEFPFQSDAHMHLVEAAICMVEAGASQFVPLAEEIMNLAMTRFIDPNGGFLREYFNEAWRPADGDDGRLIEPGHQFEWAGLIARWSRLTQDSSMMGTARTLFDSGSRGVDHQRMVAVNELWDDFSMRDDEARLWPQTEYLKAALIMDEPAHALTAAAGLRNYLAAPTPGLWWDKLLPDGRFRHEPAPASSFYHIISAYEHLAQAHPAARI; via the coding sequence GTGCGGATCTACCCGGTGATCATGTGCGGCGGCCACGGCTCACGCCTGTGGCCGACGTCATCGCCGGCCCGACCAAAGCAGTTCATCCCCCTGTCCGGTCGCCGTTCCAGCTTCGAAGACACCGTACGGCGCGTCCTGGGAATCGAAGGCTCAGGCGACATCCTGGTCGTCACCAACGCCGCCTACGCCGACATCGTTGAAGAACAACTGGCCGCGGCCGGCGCCACCGGCGTCATCCTTCTGGAGCCGGAAGCGCGTGACTCGGCCGCCGCCGTCGCGGCCGCCGCGCTCTATATTCAGGCGCGCCATCCGGCGGGAGTCGCCGTCGTCGTGTCCGCCGACCACCACCTGCCGGACGCCGAGGCCTTCCGCGCTGCGGTCCTGCAGGCGGCCGACGCCGCAGAAGCCGGCGCCATCGCCACCCTGGGCGTCGTGCCCTCCGTTCCCTCGGCCGCCTACGGCTACATCAAGCCCGGGCTCGGCGAAGGCGTCCGGCCGATCGAGACCTTCGTTGAAAAGCCTTCGATGGAGCGCGCCAAGGCCTACGTCGCCGAGGGTTACCTCTGGAACAGCGGAAACTTTATCGCCTCTGCGGCGACCTTGGTCTCCGAGCTCGAACGGCACGCTCCCAAGACGCTCCAGGCCGCCCGCGCCGGCTTGGCCGAGGCTGCTCACGAAGATGGCGATCGACGCGTGCTTTTGGGTGATTCCTTTCGCAACGCGCCCAAGATTTCCGTCGACTACGCGGTCATGGAAAAGACTGACCGCGCGGCCGTCCTGCCGGTTGATTTCGCCTGGTCCGACCTTGGCGCTTGGGATGCGATCTGGAAGGTCGCGCCCAAGGACGCCGACGGTAACTCCGCGCGAGGCGATGTTCGGTTCGCGGGGTCGACCAATGTCTTCGCTCGCGGCTCAGAGGGCGTGCGCATCGGCGTCATCGGCGTTCATGACCTCGCCATCGTCGTCGAAGGCCAGGACGTTCTGGTCAGCGCGCTGAACTCGAGCCAAGGGGTCAAGTCCGTCGCCGAGGCTTTCGCCGCCTCTGGGCCCATCCCCTTCGCCATGATCGAGGAGGCCGCCGGCTGGTACGCCCGCTGGCTCTCCAACCACGCCCTCCCCATCTGGTGGGCCCTGGGCGCCGACCATGAACACGGCGGTTTCCACGACTGCCTGGATATGAACCACTGGCCGGGCACGCCGCTACGGCGCGCCCGCGTCCAGACCCGTCAAACCTACACCTACGCCATGGCTGGCCGCCTGGGTTGGACCGGGCCTTGGCGAGAAGCGGCCCATCATGGGTGGCGATTCTTCCACAAGAATTACCTGCGCCCGGACGGACTATATCGAACCCTGGTGGCGCCCGACGGCGCCAACATCGACGACACCGCCTATCTCTATGACCAGGCCTTCGCCCTGCTCGCGCTTTCGGCCCTCTACGCCGCTGAGCCAGACAACGGCCAACACCTGGCTCAGGCGCTCAGCCTGATGAGCGCCCTGGACGGCCTGCGCCATGCCAACGGCGGCTTCCGGGAATCCGGCGAGTTCCCGTTCCAGTCCGACGCCCACATGCATTTGGTGGAGGCGGCGATCTGCATGGTCGAGGCCGGCGCCTCGCAGTTCGTGCCCCTCGCCGAGGAGATCATGAACCTCGCCATGACGCGTTTCATCGATCCCAACGGCGGGTTCCTTCGCGAATATTTCAATGAGGCCTGGCGGCCAGCCGACGGCGACGACGGTCGCCTGATCGAACCAGGCCACCAGTTCGAATGGGCCGGCCTCATCGCCCGCTGGAGTCGGCTCACCCAGGACTCCTCAATGATGGGCACGGCACGCACCCTCTTCGACTCCGGATCGCGGGGCGTCGATCACCAGCGGATGGTCGCAGTGAACGAACTCTGGGACGATTTCTCCATGCGCGATGACGAGGCGCGGCTCTGGCCGCAGACCGAGTATCTCAAGGCCGCCCTCATCATGGACGAACCCGCGCATGCGCTGACGGCCGCGGCAGGTCTGCGCAACTATCTGGCGGCTCCGACGCCCGGGCTTTGGTGGGACAAGCTCCTGCCTGACGGGCGTTTCCGTCACGAGCCGGCGCCGGCCAGCTCCTTCTATCATATCATCAGCGCCTACGAGCATTTGGCCCAGGCCCACCCCGCCGCCCGGATCTGA
- a CDS encoding DMT family transporter: MDALARAGRAPQGKALAFLALVAAGGFWGMGFPLGKMIMAETDAAHVVMLRFTVAALAAAPFALRNAATRRLFRSPVILFGGALYGLAFLVQFEGLARTSVTLSALLVGAMPAFIAVSARLLGETVSRVAWIGVAAATLGAAIIAGKPDGAGSVLGVVLALSALLVFLAWLHLVRRAPPSPAPLAVTAATIMVALATVAPIAFVMHGPPNLALSPMAWAGVIGQGVLATLLATAAWQYGAARLGSATAGVFINMEPLIGAAIGVALFGDHLTPALGIGGALIITGSLAVVLGEPRPPAEV; encoded by the coding sequence ATGGACGCCCTCGCCCGCGCAGGCCGGGCGCCCCAAGGCAAGGCCCTTGCCTTCCTGGCGCTGGTGGCCGCCGGCGGCTTCTGGGGCATGGGCTTTCCCCTCGGCAAGATGATCATGGCCGAAACCGACGCTGCCCATGTGGTCATGCTGCGGTTCACCGTCGCCGCCCTGGCCGCCGCCCCGTTCGCCCTGCGCAACGCGGCCACGCGCCGGCTCTTCCGCTCGCCAGTGATCCTTTTCGGCGGCGCGCTCTACGGCTTGGCGTTCCTTGTCCAGTTCGAGGGTCTGGCGCGGACCAGCGTGACCTTGTCGGCCCTGCTGGTCGGCGCGATGCCCGCATTCATCGCGGTCAGCGCGCGCTTGCTGGGCGAGACCGTCAGCCGGGTCGCCTGGATCGGCGTCGCCGCCGCGACCTTGGGCGCCGCCATCATCGCCGGGAAGCCGGACGGAGCGGGCTCTGTCCTGGGGGTCGTCCTGGCGCTCAGCGCGCTCCTGGTGTTCCTGGCCTGGCTTCATCTCGTCCGTCGGGCCCCGCCCTCTCCGGCCCCGCTGGCGGTGACCGCCGCTACGATCATGGTCGCCCTGGCGACCGTGGCGCCGATCGCCTTCGTCATGCACGGCCCGCCCAACTTGGCGCTTTCGCCCATGGCCTGGGCCGGCGTTATTGGTCAGGGCGTCCTGGCGACGCTTCTGGCCACAGCCGCCTGGCAGTACGGCGCCGCCCGCCTGGGCTCGGCTACAGCCGGCGTCTTCATCAATATGGAGCCTCTGATCGGCGCGGCGATCGGCGTCGCCCTGTTCGGCGACCACCTGACGCCGGCGCTGGGAATCGGCGGGGCGCTGATCATAACCGGCAGTCTCGCCGTCGTTCTGGGCGAGCCTCGGCCGCCTGCCGAAGTCTAG
- a CDS encoding glucan biosynthesis protein: MAGPAAAFPSLPLLDRRSFLAAAPAAALAAGLAAPHAAVARAFSPADLQARARALAARPYKPPPAELPPILANLDYDGYRSLRFRPEAALWRNDRLPFQLQFFHRGGGYAKRVDLFEVRDGRAAPIVYNREQFSFRDGPAPADLPADLGFAGFRIHSPLNRSDYFDEAAVFLGASYFRAVAKDQLYGLSARGLGVDIGAREEFPDFRAFWIERPAAEDTSLIVHALLDSLSCTGAYRFVIAPGRETVFDVSARIYPRTDISSLAIAPLTSMYMWSGEGRRPADDFRPEVHDSDGLLMAAGDGGRGWRPLSNPPSSQISAFQQLGAGYGLVQRRRDLDAYADLEARYDRRPDVWVEPLGEWQGDVRLLELPSTSEAQDNIAAWWSPATPARRGQPLDVAYRLHWGQVAESGALATVVATRSGAAHDHADRRLFVIDFILPAALSRAELTAEASATDADVHEIHLDRTAGERNARISFQLDPGRNRKVELRACLKLSDKPCSEVWLYRWTA, translated from the coding sequence GTGGCCGGACCGGCCGCCGCCTTCCCGAGCCTTCCCCTCCTGGACCGTCGCAGCTTCCTCGCCGCCGCTCCCGCCGCGGCCCTGGCGGCGGGCCTCGCCGCGCCGCACGCCGCCGTCGCGCGCGCCTTCAGCCCCGCCGACCTTCAAGCGCGCGCCCGCGCGCTCGCCGCCCGTCCCTACAAGCCGCCGCCAGCAGAACTGCCCCCGATCCTCGCCAACCTGGACTACGATGGCTATCGCAGCCTGCGGTTTCGGCCCGAAGCGGCGCTCTGGCGTAACGACCGCCTGCCCTTCCAACTACAGTTCTTCCACCGCGGCGGCGGTTACGCCAAGCGGGTCGATCTGTTCGAAGTCCGCGACGGCCGCGCCGCGCCGATCGTCTACAACCGCGAACAATTTTCGTTCCGGGACGGTCCTGCGCCCGCCGACCTTCCTGCCGACCTCGGATTCGCCGGCTTCCGCATCCATTCGCCGCTGAACCGATCGGACTATTTCGATGAGGCGGCGGTTTTCCTGGGGGCCAGCTACTTCCGCGCCGTCGCCAAGGATCAGCTCTATGGCCTCTCCGCCCGTGGCCTGGGCGTCGACATCGGGGCGCGGGAGGAATTTCCCGACTTCCGCGCCTTCTGGATCGAGCGGCCGGCGGCTGAGGACACGAGCCTGATCGTCCATGCCCTTTTGGATTCGCTCAGTTGCACCGGCGCCTATCGCTTCGTCATCGCCCCAGGCCGGGAGACCGTATTCGACGTGTCCGCCCGGATCTACCCGCGGACCGATATCTCCAGCCTCGCCATCGCCCCCCTCACCAGCATGTACATGTGGAGCGGGGAAGGTCGCCGCCCAGCCGACGACTTCCGCCCCGAAGTCCATGATTCCGATGGCTTGCTGATGGCTGCAGGCGACGGCGGGCGTGGTTGGCGGCCCCTGTCGAACCCCCCATCCTCCCAGATCAGCGCCTTCCAGCAACTGGGCGCGGGCTACGGGCTGGTGCAGCGCCGCCGAGATCTCGACGCCTACGCCGACCTGGAGGCGCGCTATGATCGACGCCCCGATGTCTGGGTCGAGCCCCTGGGCGAATGGCAAGGCGACGTGCGCCTCCTGGAGCTGCCGTCGACCTCCGAGGCCCAGGACAACATCGCCGCCTGGTGGTCGCCCGCAACGCCTGCGCGACGGGGCCAGCCCCTTGATGTCGCCTATCGACTGCACTGGGGCCAAGTCGCCGAATCCGGGGCCCTGGCCACGGTCGTCGCCACGCGTTCCGGCGCCGCGCACGATCACGCCGATCGACGGCTGTTCGTCATCGACTTCATCTTGCCCGCCGCGCTCTCCCGCGCAGAATTGACAGCAGAAGCGTCAGCGACCGACGCAGATGTGCACGAAATTCACCTCGATCGCACAGCAGGCGAGCGAAATGCGCGCATCAGCTTCCAACTCGACCCAGGCAGGAACCGCAAAGTGGAGCTCCGCGCTTGTCTCAAGCTATCCGACAAACCCTGTTCCGAAGTGTGGCTTTATCGATGGACCGCCTGA
- the mdoH gene encoding glucans biosynthesis glucosyltransferase MdoH produces the protein MQRAAASAPALQILPERAPLDMPVQSLSQDHVRGARRRLAATRAGRRSVILGATALATAGAVWAMGAIVAGGGFSIAEIAMLVLFAILFAWIAFAMTSALAGFCLAWAARDLEPWRPQPILFSRTALLLPTYNEDPGRILAGVRAIREELDTRGVAELFDIFVLSDTRLQAVARAEVAGVMRLRNILPDGGGVYYRRRPLNLDRKAGNIADWVRSFGAAYESMIVLDADSLMSGDTIMRLTAAMEADPKAGLIQTVPAIIGAQTLFGRLQQFACRIYGPVIAQGQAWWSGDEGNYWGHNAIIRTRAFAACAGLPHIEGSHALSGHIMSHDFVEAALLRRGGWAVRMAPALAGSYEETPPSLIDMAVRDRRWCQGNLQHSAVIPAAGLHWVSRLHLFRGVLAYATAPLWLAFLILGVVVWAQQTPTDAREASPFALFGLTMALLIAPKIMGLALVLRNRLWRRACGGTLRLATGVIAEILVSALMAPVFMLMQTRAVFDVLAGRRSGWATQQRDGGELRLRAAWRRHRWHTLAGVAWASLAWRIDPMLFAWTGPVALGLLLSAPLSLLTSRLDLGAAARKARLFLTIEEADPPTVIARAAGLRADYDVEAPVRLALDRMFRETAPFYTGASLRPRLARMTVPV, from the coding sequence ATGCAACGCGCTGCGGCGAGCGCGCCTGCCCTGCAGATTCTACCTGAACGCGCGCCGCTCGATATGCCCGTCCAGAGCCTCTCCCAAGATCACGTCCGCGGTGCGCGCCGCAGGCTGGCCGCCACCCGCGCGGGGCGGCGGTCAGTCATCCTGGGCGCCACGGCCCTCGCCACCGCCGGCGCCGTATGGGCGATGGGTGCGATCGTCGCTGGCGGCGGATTCAGTATCGCCGAGATCGCCATGCTGGTCCTGTTCGCGATCCTTTTCGCGTGGATCGCCTTCGCCATGACCAGCGCCCTGGCGGGGTTTTGCTTGGCGTGGGCCGCCCGCGACCTGGAACCCTGGCGGCCACAGCCGATCCTCTTCAGCCGAACAGCCCTGCTTCTGCCGACCTACAACGAAGATCCCGGCCGGATTCTGGCTGGTGTCCGCGCCATCCGCGAGGAGCTCGACACCAGGGGCGTCGCGGAACTCTTCGATATTTTCGTTCTTTCGGACACGCGCCTTCAAGCCGTCGCCCGGGCTGAGGTCGCCGGCGTCATGCGCCTGCGCAACATCCTGCCCGACGGCGGCGGCGTCTACTATCGGCGCCGGCCGCTCAATCTCGACCGCAAGGCCGGGAATATCGCCGACTGGGTCCGATCCTTCGGCGCGGCCTATGAATCCATGATCGTGCTCGACGCCGACAGCCTGATGAGCGGCGACACGATCATGCGCCTGACCGCGGCGATGGAGGCCGATCCCAAGGCCGGCCTGATCCAGACGGTGCCGGCGATCATCGGCGCCCAGACCTTGTTTGGCCGGCTGCAGCAATTCGCCTGCCGCATCTACGGTCCCGTGATCGCCCAGGGCCAGGCCTGGTGGTCGGGCGACGAGGGCAATTACTGGGGCCACAACGCCATCATTCGCACGCGGGCCTTCGCCGCATGCGCCGGCCTCCCTCACATCGAGGGAAGCCACGCCTTAAGCGGCCACATCATGAGCCACGACTTCGTCGAGGCCGCCCTTCTCCGCCGGGGCGGATGGGCCGTCCGCATGGCGCCCGCCCTGGCTGGCAGCTACGAGGAAACACCGCCCTCTCTCATCGACATGGCCGTGCGCGACCGACGCTGGTGCCAAGGCAACCTGCAGCATTCAGCCGTGATCCCCGCGGCCGGCTTGCATTGGGTCAGCCGCCTGCATCTCTTCCGCGGCGTCCTGGCCTATGCGACAGCGCCTCTGTGGCTGGCCTTCCTCATCCTCGGCGTCGTCGTCTGGGCCCAGCAGACGCCGACTGACGCCCGCGAAGCCTCGCCTTTCGCCCTGTTCGGCTTGACCATGGCTCTGCTGATCGCGCCCAAGATCATGGGCCTGGCGCTGGTGCTGCGCAATCGCCTCTGGCGTCGGGCCTGCGGCGGCACGCTGCGGCTCGCCACGGGCGTGATCGCCGAGATCCTCGTCTCGGCGCTGATGGCGCCCGTCTTCATGCTGATGCAGACCAGAGCGGTGTTCGATGTGCTGGCCGGACGGCGCTCCGGCTGGGCGACGCAGCAACGCGATGGCGGCGAACTTCGCCTGCGGGCCGCTTGGCGTCGCCACCGTTGGCACACCCTGGCTGGCGTCGCCTGGGCATCGCTCGCTTGGCGCATTGATCCCATGCTGTTCGCCTGGACCGGCCCGGTGGCGCTTGGCCTGCTGCTATCTGCGCCGCTGTCATTGCTGACCTCGCGCCTGGACCTGGGCGCGGCCGCGCGGAAAGCGCGCCTGTTTCTCACTATCGAGGAAGCCGACCCGCCGACGGTGATCGCACGCGCCGCAGGCTTGCGGGCCGACTATGACGTCGAGGCGCCGGTCCGCCTGGCGCTGGACCGCATGTTCCGCGAGACCGCGCCCTTTTACACAGGCGCCTCGTTGCGGCCACGCCTCGCCCGGATGACTGTGCCGGTCTAG
- a CDS encoding adenosine deaminase has translation MRDLETFIAGLPKAELHLHIEGSLEPELMFELARRNNVALPFGSVDEVRAAYAFSNLQDFLDIYYQGAAVLLTQQDFHDLAMAYFRRAAADGVRHAEIFFDPQTHTARGVPFAVVADGLLSAMAEAEADLGVTSKLILCFLRHLSEDEALATLDEATPYLDRLCGVGLDSSEIGHPPAKFARVFAAARERGLRLVCHAGEEGPPAYVWEALDVLAVDRIDHGNRSLEDEALVRRLVDLGMTLTVCPLSNLKLCVVNDLSAHPLKRMLDLGLTVTINSDDPAYFGGYVGENWLQTARALSLTEADLLTLARNSFTGSFLSPDEAAPHLAAIDALAAK, from the coding sequence ATGCGCGACCTTGAAACCTTCATCGCCGGCCTGCCCAAGGCTGAACTCCATCTGCACATCGAGGGCAGCCTCGAGCCTGAACTGATGTTCGAGCTCGCGCGACGCAATAACGTCGCTTTGCCCTTCGGCTCGGTGGACGAAGTCCGCGCGGCGTACGCCTTTTCCAACCTTCAGGACTTCCTCGACATCTACTACCAGGGCGCGGCCGTGCTGCTGACCCAGCAGGACTTCCACGATCTGGCCATGGCCTATTTTCGCCGCGCCGCCGCCGACGGAGTGCGCCACGCCGAGATATTCTTCGACCCCCAGACCCATACCGCCCGCGGCGTGCCGTTCGCCGTGGTCGCCGATGGACTGCTGAGCGCCATGGCTGAGGCCGAGGCCGACCTGGGCGTCACCTCCAAGCTTATCCTCTGCTTCCTGCGCCACCTGTCAGAAGACGAGGCGCTGGCCACGCTCGACGAAGCCACGCCCTACCTCGACCGGCTCTGCGGGGTGGGTCTCGATTCCTCGGAAATCGGTCACCCACCCGCAAAGTTCGCCCGAGTCTTCGCCGCGGCCCGCGAACGCGGCCTCAGGCTCGTCTGCCACGCCGGCGAGGAAGGACCCCCCGCCTACGTCTGGGAAGCCCTCGACGTCCTGGCGGTCGACCGAATCGACCATGGCAACCGCTCGCTGGAAGACGAGGCCTTGGTTCGCCGCCTCGTCGACCTCGGGATGACTCTCACCGTCTGCCCACTCTCCAACCTCAAGCTCTGCGTCGTCAACGACCTGAGCGCCCATCCGCTCAAGCGCATGCTCGACCTCGGCCTGACGGTGACAATCAACTCCGACGACCCGGCCTACTTCGGCGGCTATGTCGGCGAAAACTGGCTACAAACCGCCCGCGCACTCAGTCTCACCGAAGCTGACCTCCTCACCCTCGCCCGCAACAGCTTCACCGGATCATTCCTGTCGCCGGACGAAGCCGCCCCTCATCTGGCGGCCATCGACGCGCTCGCCGCAAAATGA